In the genome of Calothrix sp. PCC 6303, the window ATTGTGCTGGCTGCCACGGTATGGAAGCTTTAGGACGAGTTGGTCCTAGCCTTCAAGCTGTTTCTAAGCACAAATCTCGGTATGCTTTAATTCACCAAGTAATTAGTGGTGAGACCCCACCCATGCCAAAATTTCAACCCAGTACAAAAGAAATGGCTGATTTGTTAAGTTATTTAGAAACACTTTAAGAAAATTTACATATTCTGTTAAAAAAGGAGATTCAAAAAACACCCAGAAAAAAACTCATTTCTGTATCAACCTTGTGTCAAGCAAATCGGATCAAATGCTATCAGGATCAATATTCAAGTTCCTTAACTTAGCGGCAAGGCGTTCAACTTTTGCTTGGGTTCTTGCATCGCGGTTAGTTTAGTATCGATAAAACCGTAGGGATGTAGATTCACCG includes:
- a CDS encoding c-type cytochrome; the protein is MDNRITTPETFLPRLIVVVLVIVLATFLGFFTVRVVRTFDPYVKTVLSLDGDTVQGHAIFQINCAGCHGMEALGRVGPSLQAVSKHKSRYALIHQVISGETPPMPKFQPSTKEMADLLSYLETL